In the Kribbella sp. NBC_00482 genome, one interval contains:
- a CDS encoding 3-keto-5-aminohexanoate cleavage protein, translating to MFKACLNGDRTRVDHPGVPVTPGELGREAAGAVAAGAGALHIHPRGASGLETLEYVDVHAAVTAVRRNCPGVPVGVSTREGIVPDLDERLRLIAAWEPVADFASVNFHEDGAERVADLLLTKGIGVEAGLFSPDAARKYLAWGGPVVRVLVEAIPGISPGPDGVTAAHAVLELLPPDGALVHGENEWAWPVLRWAQTKGYDVRAGLEDMLTGPEGQPVQSNADVLRYI from the coding sequence ATGTTCAAGGCCTGTCTCAATGGCGATCGCACGCGGGTGGATCATCCGGGTGTGCCGGTCACCCCCGGCGAGCTGGGACGGGAGGCCGCCGGAGCCGTGGCGGCGGGAGCCGGCGCGTTGCACATCCACCCTCGCGGGGCGAGCGGGCTCGAGACCCTCGAGTACGTCGACGTACACGCAGCCGTGACCGCCGTACGACGGAACTGTCCCGGTGTGCCCGTAGGCGTGTCGACGAGGGAAGGCATCGTCCCCGACCTGGATGAGCGACTGCGGCTGATCGCGGCGTGGGAGCCGGTGGCGGACTTCGCGAGCGTCAACTTCCACGAGGACGGCGCCGAACGCGTCGCGGACCTCCTGCTGACCAAAGGGATCGGTGTCGAGGCAGGACTGTTCAGTCCCGACGCGGCACGGAAGTACCTCGCGTGGGGCGGCCCAGTGGTCCGCGTGCTCGTCGAGGCGATCCCAGGCATCTCCCCCGGCCCGGACGGAGTCACCGCAGCCCACGCCGTACTGGAACTGCTACCGCCCGACGGCGCACTGGTCCACGGCGAGAACGAATGGGCCTGGCCGGTACTGCGCTGGGCCCAGACGAAGGGGTACGACGTCCGAGCCGGCCTCGAAGACATGCTCACCGGCCCCGAAGGACAACCCGTGCAGTCGAACGCAGACGTACTGCGCTACATCTGA
- the cobO gene encoding cob(I)yrinic acid a,c-diamide adenosyltransferase → MPKGQPVAVPEDGLTTRQRRNRPLLMVHTGEMKGKSTAAFGMALRAWNQGWNLGVFQFVKSAKWKVGEESAFKALGRLHESTGEGGPVEWHKMGEGWSWSRKAGTEEDHAADAVEGWREIQRRLAAETHDLYVLDEFTYPMKWGWIDVDEVVDTLVDRPGHQYVVITGRDAHPKLLAAADLATQMTKLKHPMDTGQKGQKGIEW, encoded by the coding sequence ATGCCGAAGGGACAGCCGGTCGCCGTACCGGAGGACGGCCTGACGACCCGCCAGCGTCGCAACCGTCCGCTGCTGATGGTGCACACCGGCGAGATGAAGGGGAAGTCGACGGCGGCGTTCGGGATGGCGCTGCGGGCCTGGAACCAGGGCTGGAACCTCGGGGTCTTCCAGTTCGTGAAGAGCGCGAAGTGGAAGGTCGGCGAGGAGAGCGCGTTCAAGGCGCTCGGCCGGCTGCACGAATCGACCGGTGAGGGCGGACCTGTCGAGTGGCACAAGATGGGCGAGGGCTGGAGTTGGTCTCGCAAGGCCGGCACCGAGGAGGACCACGCCGCCGACGCGGTCGAGGGCTGGCGCGAGATCCAGCGCCGGCTGGCCGCCGAGACCCATGACCTGTACGTACTCGACGAGTTCACGTATCCGATGAAGTGGGGCTGGATCGACGTGGACGAGGTCGTCGACACGCTCGTCGACCGTCCCGGGCACCAGTACGTCGTGATCACCGGACGCGACGCCCATCCGAAGCTCCTCGCGGCCGCCGACCTCGCCACCCAGATGACGAAGCTCAAACACCCGATGGACACCGGCCAGAAAGGCCAGAAGGGCATCGAGTGGTAG
- a CDS encoding ABC transporter permease, which produces MAVIVRMLVRRLLLLVPLLLGIIAFVFLVMRFSNNDPAVAFFQGANPTEEQLHSFRQENGLLDPLPVRYVHFVGDLLHGDLGTSVLTKAPVLQSVTTAMPLTFQLTLLGLLIALVLALLLGVVAAIFRDRWPDQAIRLVSLIGVAAPSFWLALLMIQYLAVDRGWFPPSGYVNPADGIAPWLRTMALPALALSLPVAAQLTRIIRTSVVEELDKDYVRTAIGSGLPPVVVVGRNVLRNALINPLTVLGLRIGYLLGGAVVIEQIFTLPGMGTLMINAVRDGDPAVVQGVVLTIAVGFVVVNLVVDVLYLLVNPRLRSAA; this is translated from the coding sequence GTGGCCGTCATCGTCAGAATGCTGGTTCGCCGGCTGCTGCTGCTGGTTCCGTTGCTGCTCGGCATCATCGCGTTCGTCTTCCTGGTGATGCGGTTCTCCAACAACGATCCGGCGGTCGCGTTCTTCCAGGGCGCCAACCCGACCGAGGAGCAGTTGCACAGTTTCCGGCAGGAGAACGGTCTGCTGGACCCGCTGCCGGTGCGCTATGTGCACTTCGTCGGTGACCTGCTGCACGGCGACCTGGGCACCAGCGTGCTGACGAAGGCGCCGGTGCTCCAGTCGGTCACCACCGCGATGCCCCTGACGTTCCAGCTCACCCTGTTGGGACTGCTGATCGCACTGGTACTGGCCTTGCTGCTCGGTGTCGTCGCCGCGATCTTCCGGGACCGCTGGCCGGACCAGGCGATCCGGCTGGTGTCGCTGATCGGCGTGGCCGCGCCCTCGTTCTGGCTCGCGCTGCTGATGATCCAGTACCTCGCCGTCGACCGCGGCTGGTTTCCGCCGAGCGGTTATGTGAATCCGGCCGACGGGATCGCGCCCTGGCTGCGGACGATGGCGCTGCCGGCGCTGGCGCTGTCCTTGCCGGTCGCCGCGCAACTGACCCGGATCATTCGTACGTCGGTCGTCGAGGAACTCGACAAGGACTATGTCCGGACCGCCATCGGCAGCGGCCTGCCGCCGGTGGTGGTGGTCGGACGCAATGTTCTGCGGAACGCGCTCATCAACCCGCTGACCGTGCTCGGTCTGCGGATCGGGTACCTGCTCGGCGGAGCTGTCGTGATCGAGCAGATCTTCACGCTACCGGGGATGGGCACGCTGATGATCAACGCCGTCCGCGACGGTGATCCTGCCGTGGTGCAAGGCGTCGTACTGACCATCGCGGTCGGCTTCGTGGTGGTCAACCTCGTCGTCGACGTGCTGTACCTGCTGGTCAACCCGCGACTGAGGAGCGCTGCGTGA
- a CDS encoding cobyrinate a,c-diamide synthase: MIPRVVVAAPASGAGKTTVAVGLMAALRRAGHVVAGFKVGPDYIDPGFHAVATGRPGRNLDPMLSGEELVGPLFGHGAEGADLAVVEGVMGLYDGALGTEGFSSTAHVAKLLKSPVVLVVDASAAGRSVGAVVQGFVAFDTEIRIVGVILNKVGSDRHEAEVRAGVAPTGVPVLGVLRRDTRLTVPSRHLGLIPANEQQTQAEQAVDAAAELVRQGVDLQAVIAAANSAPPHQTTPWTPESPESSAAVQPVVAVAAGPVFSFHYTETTELLTAAGADVVTFDPLVDPLPDATAALYLGGGFPELHAEALSANVELRKQVAAAVADGLPVIAECAGLLYLCRELDGHPMTGVLPATARMTSRLTLGYRTAVAATSTAFFDEGRRVRGHEFHRTTIDLQADVQPAWHLPGGVEGITLPNVHASYLHLHWTATPDVPARLVAAARERVR, translated from the coding sequence ATGATTCCGCGGGTCGTGGTTGCGGCGCCGGCTTCGGGGGCGGGGAAGACGACGGTCGCGGTCGGGTTGATGGCGGCGTTGCGGCGGGCCGGGCATGTGGTGGCCGGGTTCAAGGTGGGGCCGGACTACATCGATCCCGGGTTCCACGCGGTCGCGACCGGGCGACCGGGCCGGAACCTCGACCCGATGCTGTCGGGGGAGGAGTTGGTCGGACCGCTGTTCGGGCACGGCGCCGAGGGTGCGGACCTGGCCGTGGTCGAGGGCGTGATGGGGCTGTACGACGGTGCGCTCGGGACGGAAGGTTTCTCGTCGACGGCCCACGTCGCGAAGTTGCTGAAGTCACCTGTGGTGCTGGTCGTCGACGCGTCGGCGGCCGGCCGGAGCGTCGGCGCGGTCGTCCAAGGTTTCGTTGCCTTCGACACCGAGATCCGCATCGTCGGGGTGATCCTGAACAAGGTGGGTTCGGACCGCCACGAGGCCGAAGTACGAGCAGGGGTCGCGCCGACCGGCGTACCGGTCCTGGGCGTCCTCCGCCGCGACACCCGCCTGACAGTCCCCAGTCGGCACCTCGGCCTGATCCCCGCCAACGAACAACAGACCCAAGCCGAACAAGCCGTGGACGCCGCCGCAGAACTGGTCCGCCAAGGCGTAGACCTACAAGCAGTAATAGCCGCCGCCAACTCCGCCCCACCCCACCAAACCACCCCCTGGACCCCCGAGTCACCGGAGTCGAGCGCAGCCGTGCAGCCGGTGGTGGCTGTTGCGGCAGGGCCGGTGTTTTCCTTCCATTACACGGAGACGACCGAGCTGCTCACGGCCGCCGGTGCGGATGTCGTCACGTTCGACCCCCTCGTCGATCCGTTGCCTGACGCAACCGCGGCGCTCTACCTCGGCGGTGGCTTCCCGGAGTTGCACGCCGAGGCGCTCTCCGCGAACGTCGAGCTGCGCAAACAGGTAGCCGCCGCGGTCGCCGACGGTCTTCCGGTGATCGCGGAATGCGCCGGCCTGCTGTACCTCTGCCGCGAGCTCGACGGTCACCCGATGACCGGCGTACTCCCGGCGACCGCCCGCATGACCAGCCGCCTCACCCTCGGCTACCGTACGGCGGTCGCCGCGACCAGCACCGCGTTCTTCGACGAAGGACGCCGGGTGCGCGGCCACGAGTTCCACCGCACCACGATCGACCTCCAGGCCGACGTACAACCGGCCTGGCATCTCCCCGGCGGCGTCGAAGGAATCACTCTTCCCAACGTCCACGCGTCGTACCTTCACCTGCACTGGACCGCCACCCCAGACGTCCCGGCCCGCCTGGTCGCCGCCGCTCGCGAGCGTGTGCGGTGA
- a CDS encoding helix-turn-helix transcriptional regulator translates to MGGDRFAGRDEERRLLGDLVRDIADGVPRALVIHGEAGIGKTRLAREMSRDQELNVLWATCVHFGAASVPFAPIIGLLQGWEAQADADERAEVLDGIESLSVLLTSLGSGPTDTARLPVLVDLMLDRIAVRRPTVVVVDDLQWADVASLDVLSYLVAGFRDQRLGMIATCRTEERPDGHPVHSWLADLRRMPRFGEIRLGPLAADAVGSQLEGLLGTPPDIELVADVLARSDGNPYLIELMAQGLSGSEHSLPSAVPSVLRDALLGAWHRLSDEARTVTRILAVGGRPTESTVLAAVGAGRGIDEHRTASSLVEAQDLGVVGAEGKGIWWFRHPLLADVLYDALPPNVAAELHADYIRVLEPQRVPAPPADLAAHHEAAGHLEATFRWSLLAADQAARLRAPTEEANQLSRVCALWAKVPPRVRGKRMDRIALLRRAGTVSLRAGEPERAVSLLGDALRLVDRRHEPLLASELLVARANADWQSTAPGLADLEELRKAIALTENFPDSAERAVALAELSEIETIYGMPEGPGHASEAVRVARRSGSTAALGKALCARAAANDRTQAESLDDANLSEQLAMSGGDVDTATDAALWRFIALRALGRRTEAVDVTRWAYQQATEAGAGVWAHFLACLVARELIDLGRWDECRTLLRSALAARPVGIPGAGVRLTACLLAVRSGSIGEARLHFDRALELVSEDFNAHRQTMTAIGIELLLAEGRAAEAVTWSRPRLYVPEYAEPDDDEVLPVFARAVAESAREHGARGLAASHELDSVLGEWPHEPFVEALGGEPVRALDLALIAAEVARCRDSAEQPERWHEVVEAGRTAGSRWHQAMAEWRCAEATLLKSWPSSAANDLLRQAYQHAADLGAEPLRREVESLARHARIDLSTPERVEPSADDPRLATLTAREREVLAFLVAGWSNSEIAKNLFISDKTVSVHVSNILRKTGTSSRIAAAALAEQRPRVR, encoded by the coding sequence ATGGGGGGCGACCGGTTCGCTGGAAGGGACGAGGAACGGCGACTGCTCGGCGATCTGGTGCGGGACATCGCCGACGGTGTGCCACGCGCGCTCGTCATCCACGGTGAGGCCGGGATCGGGAAGACCCGGCTCGCTCGCGAGATGAGCCGCGATCAGGAACTGAACGTCCTCTGGGCGACCTGCGTACATTTCGGCGCGGCGTCGGTCCCGTTCGCGCCGATCATCGGCTTGCTCCAGGGCTGGGAGGCCCAGGCGGACGCGGACGAACGAGCAGAGGTGCTCGACGGAATCGAGAGCTTGTCCGTGCTGCTGACCTCGCTCGGGAGCGGCCCGACCGACACGGCCCGGCTGCCGGTGCTCGTCGATCTGATGCTGGACCGGATCGCGGTACGGCGGCCGACAGTGGTTGTCGTCGACGACTTGCAGTGGGCCGACGTTGCGTCGCTCGACGTACTGTCGTACCTCGTCGCCGGCTTCCGGGACCAGCGTCTCGGGATGATCGCGACCTGCCGCACCGAGGAGCGGCCGGACGGACACCCTGTCCACTCGTGGCTGGCCGACTTGCGACGGATGCCACGCTTCGGCGAGATCCGGCTCGGGCCGCTGGCCGCCGACGCGGTCGGCAGCCAGCTCGAGGGCCTCCTGGGCACACCACCGGACATCGAGCTCGTCGCAGACGTCCTGGCCCGATCGGACGGCAACCCGTACCTGATCGAGCTGATGGCTCAGGGCTTGTCCGGCTCTGAGCACAGTCTTCCCAGCGCCGTTCCATCAGTACTCCGTGACGCCTTGCTAGGCGCCTGGCATCGTCTCTCCGACGAGGCCCGCACGGTGACCCGGATTCTCGCTGTTGGCGGCCGCCCGACCGAGTCCACCGTGCTCGCCGCCGTGGGAGCCGGTCGCGGGATCGACGAGCACCGAACCGCCTCGAGTCTTGTCGAGGCACAAGATCTCGGCGTGGTCGGCGCCGAAGGCAAAGGGATCTGGTGGTTCCGCCACCCGCTGCTGGCCGACGTGTTGTACGACGCTCTGCCGCCGAACGTGGCCGCCGAACTCCATGCCGACTACATCCGTGTCCTCGAGCCACAGCGGGTGCCTGCTCCCCCGGCCGACCTGGCGGCCCACCACGAAGCCGCGGGCCATCTCGAGGCGACTTTCCGCTGGTCACTCCTGGCGGCGGATCAGGCCGCACGGCTGCGGGCGCCGACTGAGGAGGCGAACCAGCTCAGTCGGGTGTGCGCGCTCTGGGCGAAGGTGCCGCCGCGGGTCCGGGGAAAGCGTATGGATCGGATCGCGTTGCTGCGGCGGGCAGGCACAGTCAGCCTGCGAGCCGGCGAGCCCGAGCGGGCAGTGTCGCTGCTCGGCGACGCGCTGCGTCTCGTGGATCGTAGACACGAACCTTTGCTGGCGAGCGAGTTGCTCGTCGCCCGAGCCAATGCCGACTGGCAGTCGACGGCCCCTGGACTCGCCGATCTGGAAGAGCTCCGTAAGGCGATCGCACTGACCGAGAACTTCCCGGACAGCGCAGAACGCGCCGTAGCACTGGCTGAGCTCTCCGAAATCGAAACCATCTACGGTATGCCGGAGGGCCCGGGCCACGCGTCCGAAGCTGTCCGGGTTGCGCGCAGATCCGGCTCGACCGCGGCTCTCGGGAAAGCCCTCTGCGCACGCGCAGCGGCCAACGACCGAACGCAGGCAGAGTCACTCGACGACGCCAACCTGTCGGAACAGTTGGCGATGTCCGGCGGAGACGTCGACACGGCGACCGACGCCGCGCTGTGGCGATTCATCGCTCTTCGGGCGCTCGGCCGGCGGACCGAGGCCGTGGACGTCACCCGCTGGGCTTACCAGCAGGCGACCGAGGCCGGAGCAGGTGTCTGGGCGCATTTCCTCGCGTGCCTAGTTGCCCGCGAACTGATCGACCTCGGTCGCTGGGACGAATGCCGGACGCTCCTGCGCTCGGCACTCGCCGCACGTCCTGTCGGCATCCCGGGAGCGGGTGTGCGATTGACCGCGTGCCTGCTGGCCGTGCGATCAGGCTCGATCGGCGAGGCCCGGCTGCACTTCGACCGAGCCCTCGAGCTGGTGTCCGAAGACTTCAACGCACATCGCCAGACCATGACGGCGATCGGTATCGAACTCCTGCTCGCCGAGGGTAGAGCCGCGGAGGCCGTGACCTGGTCGCGCCCGAGGCTGTATGTCCCGGAGTACGCCGAGCCGGACGACGACGAAGTGCTTCCGGTCTTCGCCCGCGCGGTGGCCGAGTCGGCCCGGGAGCACGGCGCGCGCGGCCTCGCCGCCTCTCACGAGCTCGACAGCGTGCTCGGCGAATGGCCGCACGAGCCCTTCGTCGAGGCGTTGGGCGGCGAGCCGGTCCGGGCACTGGACCTGGCCCTGATCGCCGCGGAGGTCGCCCGCTGCCGGGATTCCGCGGAGCAGCCGGAGCGGTGGCACGAGGTGGTGGAAGCCGGGCGTACGGCGGGAAGTCGCTGGCACCAGGCGATGGCCGAGTGGCGCTGCGCCGAAGCCACCCTACTGAAGAGCTGGCCGTCGTCGGCGGCGAACGACCTCCTGCGGCAGGCCTATCAGCACGCTGCCGACCTTGGCGCCGAGCCGCTGCGACGTGAGGTCGAATCGCTGGCGCGCCATGCCAGGATCGACCTCAGCACACCCGAACGCGTCGAGCCGTCCGCCGACGATCCCAGGCTGGCGACACTCACCGCACGTGAGCGTGAGGTCCTTGCGTTCCTGGTCGCCGGTTGGTCGAACAGCGAGATCGCCAAGAACCTGTTCATCAGCGACAAGACGGTCAGCGTGCACGTCTCCAACATCCTTCGCAAAACAGGAACATCGAGCCGGATCGCGGCCGCTGCTCTGGCCGAACAGCGACCGCGGGTTCGGTGA
- a CDS encoding putative cobaltochelatase, producing MRAPSFSGPSNSFPFTAIVGMDDLQLALILATISPAIGGVLIRGEKGTAKSTAVRALTEILPPVDVVPGCRFSCDPDHPDSTCPDGPHAGERSMRAARLVELPVGATEDRVLGSLHLEKALAEGVTAYEPGLLAAAHRGLLYVDEVNLLHDHLVDVLLDAAAMGRATVERDGVSVTHPARFVLVGTMNPEEGELRPQLLDRFGLTVDVVASRDPAVRVEVMRARLTYEADPEKFVTRYDGAQRELAERIVKARDLLTEVILTDSALRQIAEICASFDVDGMRADLVTARTAVAHAAWSGRTVVEVDDVRAAAKLALPHRRRRNPFDAPGLDDQQLEEAINNSTPPEDPDDDPTDPTDPGDPGDPGDPGGSGGSEEDGSGNSDETVDAQSQPTESQPAGNQPTGGSGEVVGSSAPYKARLLSVQVAGAGVAGRRSRAITEVGRVVGDRGRIGREAGRPHLLGTMRTAAPYQKARGRSGPGLVVRPDDVRLAVREGREGNLVLFCVDASGSMGTKKRMGEVKTAIVSLLLDAYQRRDTVGLVTFAGAAATVSLPPTGSVETAVRRLESLPTGGRTPLAEGLLQAAEVLRIAAIRDPRRRPLLVLVTDGRATHGDNAFARARQAAGWLAQRGVATVVVDCEPRRGIRLGLSAELAADLGAEYLDLGDVAAGNLIRTVTERKAA from the coding sequence ATGCGGGCTCCGTCATTCAGCGGACCGTCGAACTCGTTCCCGTTCACCGCGATCGTCGGGATGGACGATCTCCAGCTCGCGCTGATCCTGGCGACGATCTCGCCGGCCATCGGCGGCGTGCTGATCCGCGGCGAGAAGGGTACGGCGAAGTCGACCGCCGTCCGCGCCCTCACCGAGATCCTGCCGCCCGTCGACGTCGTACCAGGCTGCCGTTTTTCCTGCGACCCCGACCACCCGGACTCGACCTGCCCGGACGGCCCGCATGCGGGTGAGCGGTCGATGCGTGCTGCTCGGTTGGTGGAGTTGCCGGTGGGGGCGACGGAGGACCGGGTGCTCGGGTCGTTGCATCTGGAGAAGGCGCTCGCGGAGGGCGTCACGGCGTACGAGCCTGGTCTGCTCGCGGCGGCGCATCGCGGGTTGCTGTACGTCGACGAGGTCAACCTGCTCCACGACCACCTGGTCGACGTGCTCCTCGACGCCGCCGCGATGGGGCGCGCGACGGTCGAGCGGGACGGGGTCTCGGTCACGCACCCGGCGCGGTTCGTGCTCGTCGGCACGATGAACCCCGAGGAGGGTGAGCTCCGGCCGCAGCTCCTCGACCGGTTCGGGCTGACCGTCGACGTGGTCGCCAGCCGCGATCCCGCCGTACGCGTGGAAGTGATGCGCGCGCGGCTCACGTACGAGGCGGATCCGGAGAAATTCGTCACCCGGTACGACGGCGCACAGCGGGAACTCGCCGAACGCATCGTGAAGGCGCGCGACCTGCTGACAGAGGTGATCCTGACCGACTCGGCGCTCCGCCAGATCGCCGAGATCTGCGCGTCGTTCGACGTGGACGGCATGCGCGCCGACCTGGTCACGGCCCGTACGGCGGTCGCTCATGCTGCGTGGTCCGGCCGTACGGTCGTCGAGGTCGACGACGTCCGCGCCGCCGCCAAACTCGCCCTCCCGCACCGCCGCCGCCGGAACCCGTTCGACGCCCCCGGCCTGGACGACCAGCAACTAGAAGAAGCCATCAACAACAGCACGCCACCGGAAGACCCCGACGACGACCCGACCGATCCCACCGACCCGGGCGACCCGGGCGACCCGGGCGACCCGGGCGGCTCCGGTGGTTCGGAGGAGGACGGGTCGGGCAACTCGGACGAAACAGTGGATGCTCAATCTCAACCCACTGAGAGTCAGCCTGCAGGCAATCAGCCCACCGGTGGGAGCGGTGAGGTCGTCGGAAGTTCTGCGCCGTACAAGGCTCGGCTGCTGAGTGTTCAGGTGGCTGGGGCCGGTGTCGCGGGGCGGCGGTCTCGGGCGATCACCGAGGTAGGGCGTGTTGTGGGGGATCGGGGTCGGATCGGGCGCGAGGCCGGGCGGCCGCATCTGCTGGGGACGATGCGCACCGCAGCGCCGTACCAGAAGGCCCGTGGGCGCAGCGGTCCTGGACTAGTGGTGCGGCCGGACGACGTGCGGCTTGCGGTGCGGGAAGGGCGGGAGGGGAATCTCGTGCTGTTCTGCGTCGACGCCTCCGGCTCGATGGGGACGAAGAAGCGGATGGGCGAGGTGAAGACGGCGATCGTCTCGCTCCTCCTCGACGCGTACCAGCGCCGCGACACGGTCGGTCTCGTCACGTTCGCCGGCGCCGCCGCGACGGTCTCGCTGCCGCCGACGGGCAGCGTCGAGACCGCCGTACGACGGCTCGAATCGCTCCCGACCGGAGGCCGTACGCCGCTCGCCGAAGGGCTGCTGCAAGCGGCCGAGGTACTGCGGATCGCCGCGATCCGCGACCCGCGCCGGCGCCCGCTGCTCGTCCTCGTGACCGACGGCCGCGCGACCCACGGCGACAACGCGTTCGCGCGCGCCCGCCAGGCCGCCGGATGGCTGGCCCAGCGCGGGGTCGCGACGGTCGTGGTGGACTGCGAGCCGCGCCGCGGTATCCGTCTCGGACTCTCCGCGGAGCTTGCGGCGGACCTCGGAGCGGAGTACCTCGACCTCGGAGACGTTGCCGCCGGCAACCTTATCCGGACGGTGACCGAACGGAAGGCGGCCTGA
- a CDS encoding ABC transporter substrate-binding protein — protein sequence MNQTGFDRRSFLKYSGALGAAATITGGLSACSSGPASTGAVGAGADTGLVTAVIGYGNNQSWDPTMSASAFTMAAMQHIYEGLLDTDPITRQPYAALGTEVPADLNATSWKFTLRDGAKWHDGQPVTADDVVFTFQRILDPKLKVLTYNFFASWLKEVKKVDDKSVELVLNFPFPDGAPRLTIAKIMPKHVFSQAGAWDLAKNGKAVGSGPYKQVSHQPKSNTTFEAFADYNGPRPAAFKKMNWLSIVDSSARVAKISGGSAEAQLSDNIPYANIEQLKSSGLTVEGGKGMNHLFLMFNTATKPFDDVRVRQALFTAIDTQKMIEVALKGRGKASTSFLNEENPAYAKAKTVYGYDPAKAKALLAEAGVTNLSINLLAVNVSWIVDCLPTIAASWNAIGVKTTLEPQDTAAVFTKMDQHADYQVVAAASNPNQFGADADLILRYNYTQGGSWMKYTRWETSAGAKVIFAKMDEAVRATDADTRTKLTHEYLDLVAEQAVLYPVVHTELMTAWDSKKLSGIKAQPYPGINLLQAKRA from the coding sequence GTGAACCAAACAGGGTTCGACCGCCGCTCGTTCCTGAAGTACTCCGGTGCGCTCGGCGCAGCCGCGACGATCACTGGTGGATTGTCGGCCTGCAGCAGTGGCCCGGCCTCGACCGGAGCGGTCGGCGCCGGAGCGGACACCGGCCTGGTCACCGCGGTGATCGGCTACGGGAACAACCAGAGCTGGGATCCGACCATGAGTGCCTCCGCCTTCACGATGGCGGCGATGCAGCACATCTACGAGGGCTTGCTCGACACCGACCCGATCACCCGGCAGCCGTACGCCGCTCTGGGTACGGAGGTACCGGCCGACCTGAACGCCACGTCCTGGAAGTTCACCCTGCGGGACGGGGCGAAGTGGCACGACGGCCAGCCGGTCACGGCCGACGACGTGGTCTTCACCTTCCAGCGGATCCTCGACCCGAAGCTGAAGGTGCTCACCTACAACTTCTTCGCCAGCTGGCTGAAGGAGGTCAAGAAGGTCGACGACAAGTCCGTGGAGCTGGTCCTGAACTTCCCGTTCCCCGACGGGGCGCCCCGGCTGACCATCGCGAAGATCATGCCCAAGCACGTCTTCTCCCAGGCCGGAGCCTGGGACCTGGCCAAGAACGGCAAGGCGGTCGGGTCCGGTCCCTACAAACAGGTCTCGCACCAGCCGAAGTCGAACACCACCTTCGAGGCCTTCGCGGACTACAACGGCCCCCGCCCGGCGGCGTTCAAGAAGATGAACTGGCTGAGCATCGTCGACTCCTCCGCCCGGGTCGCGAAGATCTCCGGCGGCAGCGCCGAGGCACAGCTGTCCGACAACATCCCGTACGCCAACATCGAGCAACTGAAGAGCTCGGGCCTCACGGTCGAGGGCGGCAAGGGGATGAACCACCTGTTCCTGATGTTCAACACCGCGACCAAGCCGTTCGACGACGTCCGGGTCCGGCAGGCGCTGTTCACCGCGATCGACACCCAGAAGATGATCGAGGTCGCGCTCAAGGGTCGCGGCAAGGCGAGTACGTCGTTCCTGAACGAGGAGAACCCGGCCTACGCCAAGGCGAAAACCGTCTACGGCTACGACCCGGCGAAGGCCAAGGCATTGCTCGCCGAGGCCGGCGTGACGAACCTGTCGATCAACCTGCTCGCGGTGAACGTGAGCTGGATCGTCGACTGCCTGCCGACCATCGCCGCGTCCTGGAACGCGATCGGTGTGAAGACCACGCTCGAGCCGCAGGACACCGCCGCGGTGTTCACCAAGATGGACCAGCACGCCGACTACCAGGTGGTCGCGGCGGCGTCGAACCCGAACCAGTTCGGCGCCGACGCGGACCTGATCCTGCGCTACAACTACACCCAGGGCGGATCCTGGATGAAGTACACGCGCTGGGAGACCAGTGCCGGCGCCAAGGTGATCTTCGCCAAGATGGACGAGGCGGTCCGGGCCACCGACGCGGACACCAGGACCAAGCTGACCCACGAGTACCTCGACCTGGTCGCCGAGCAGGCGGTGCTGTACCCCGTCGTCCATACCGAGTTGATGACGGCCTGGGACTCCAAGAAGCTGAGCGGGATCAAGGCGCAGCCCTATCCGGGGATCAACCTGCTGCAGGCGAAGCGGGCCTGA
- a CDS encoding FadR/GntR family transcriptional regulator translates to MPDRVKLKRSDELANAIADLIIERNLEPGAALPPESVLMADFSVSRNSVRESLKALQALGIVEVRHGYGTFVGSASSAVLHPWLLFRTRSSGSSTERLRELLEIREILETELTRRAAGTGDGELQQKLSGCVERMRVEGPDAATADRAFHEHICDAAGVPLARELVGLFWDVYRAVETDLETVAGSPGETAARHQRVVDAIASGDADRAEESVHLHFGEVRARLGTGPYRSRPADQM, encoded by the coding sequence ATGCCTGATCGCGTCAAGCTGAAACGCAGTGACGAGCTCGCCAACGCGATCGCCGACCTGATCATCGAACGCAATCTGGAGCCCGGCGCCGCGCTGCCTCCCGAGAGCGTGCTGATGGCCGACTTCAGCGTCAGTCGCAACTCGGTCCGGGAGTCGCTCAAGGCCTTGCAGGCGCTGGGGATCGTCGAGGTCCGGCACGGCTACGGAACCTTCGTCGGCTCGGCCAGCTCGGCGGTGTTGCATCCTTGGCTGCTGTTCCGCACCCGCTCGTCCGGCAGCAGCACCGAGCGGCTGCGGGAACTGCTCGAGATCCGGGAGATCCTCGAGACCGAGCTGACCCGTCGCGCCGCTGGAACCGGCGACGGCGAGCTCCAGCAGAAGCTGTCCGGCTGCGTCGAGCGGATGCGGGTCGAAGGCCCGGACGCGGCGACCGCGGACCGCGCGTTCCACGAGCACATCTGCGACGCGGCCGGGGTTCCGCTGGCCCGCGAGCTGGTCGGCCTGTTCTGGGACGTCTACCGGGCCGTCGAGACCGACCTGGAGACCGTCGCCGGATCACCTGGCGAAACCGCGGCGCGGCATCAACGCGTGGTCGACGCGATCGCCTCGGGTGATGCCGACCGGGCGGAAGAGTCCGTCCACCTGCACTTCGGCGAGGTTCGCGCCCGCCTCGGCACCGGCCCCTACCGAAGCCGGCCGGCCGATCAGATGTAG